In Deltaproteobacteria bacterium, the following proteins share a genomic window:
- a CDS encoding MCE family protein codes for MSREARVGIFVLLGLIVLTFFTFRVSKWGLIAEKGYRLTVDFDTAAGLEPKSDVKMAGVPIGKVEEIQLVGNRARLVLRIQQGIRIPIDSVGTIQTQGLLGEKYVEILPGKDAQRNLPAGGQVANTLSPTNLDEMVRKLSSIGDDVKKFTESLSATFGTEEGKKALGDILRDVRDTTASLRTVVQGNEQRFERILANVDRLSANLSDISAANKEDVRATIANLRAISDTLKSETPGLVRKLEEMSERVSNIAGDNRENLKESIQNLKTASARLDNTLDAAGKVMAKIDRGEGTLGKLVTDNTAYTSLTDTLDGINRYVRKGEQLKTFIDYHLEWQQGPSEFKHYLNLRLQPTADKYYTIGVVDDPRGKFSSETRTLTTTPGSTVTTQEDKYENKLKVSALIARKFSGLTVKGGVIESTGGLGLDYELLKNRLTVGVDAWDFSRKDLPPHLKLYGSYDIVKNLFVTGGVDDVLATERNLRTLFIGFGIKFADEDIKTVLGAVPIKP; via the coding sequence CGTCCTTCTGGGGCTGATCGTCCTCACGTTTTTCACGTTCCGTGTGAGCAAGTGGGGATTGATCGCCGAGAAGGGGTACCGGCTCACGGTAGACTTCGACACGGCGGCGGGTCTGGAGCCGAAGTCGGACGTGAAGATGGCCGGGGTCCCGATCGGGAAGGTCGAGGAGATCCAGTTGGTCGGAAACCGCGCCCGCCTGGTCCTTCGCATCCAGCAGGGGATCCGGATCCCGATCGACTCGGTGGGTACCATCCAGACGCAGGGCCTCCTCGGCGAGAAATACGTCGAGATCCTTCCGGGCAAGGACGCGCAGCGCAACCTGCCGGCGGGGGGGCAGGTCGCCAACACCCTGAGCCCCACGAATCTCGACGAGATGGTGAGGAAACTGTCGTCGATCGGGGACGACGTCAAGAAGTTCACCGAATCGCTCTCCGCCACCTTCGGGACGGAGGAGGGGAAGAAGGCGCTCGGGGACATCCTTCGCGATGTCCGGGACACCACCGCGTCCCTGCGGACCGTCGTGCAGGGGAACGAACAGCGCTTCGAGCGGATCCTGGCGAACGTTGACCGGCTCTCCGCGAACCTCTCCGACATCTCCGCGGCCAACAAGGAGGATGTCCGCGCGACGATCGCCAACCTCCGGGCTATTTCCGACACGCTGAAGAGCGAGACGCCGGGGTTGGTGCGCAAGCTCGAGGAGATGAGCGAGCGGGTGAGCAACATCGCGGGGGACAACCGCGAGAACCTGAAGGAGAGCATCCAGAACCTCAAGACCGCCTCCGCGCGCCTCGACAACACGCTGGACGCCGCCGGGAAGGTGATGGCCAAGATCGACCGCGGCGAGGGGACCCTCGGGAAACTCGTCACCGACAACACGGCCTACACCTCCCTCACCGACACCCTCGACGGGATCAACCGGTACGTCCGGAAGGGGGAGCAGTTGAAGACGTTCATCGACTACCACCTGGAGTGGCAGCAGGGACCCTCCGAGTTCAAGCACTACCTGAACCTCCGGCTCCAGCCGACGGCGGACAAGTATTACACGATCGGAGTGGTGGACGACCCGCGCGGGAAGTTCAGCTCCGAAACGAGGACGCTGACGACGACCCCGGGATCCACCGTGACGACGCAAGAGGACAAGTACGAAAACAAGCTGAAGGTCTCCGCCCTGATCGCGAGGAAATTCTCCGGCCTTACGGTGAAGGGCGGCGTGATCGAATCCACTGGCGGCCTGGGCCTGGACTACGAACTTCTGAAGAACCGGCTGACGGTCGGGGTGGACGCCTGGGACTTCTCCCGCAAGGACCTCCCCCCCCATTTGAAGCTGTACGGCAGCTATGATATCGTCAAAAACCTTTTCGTGACCGGCGGAGTGGACGACGTGCTGGCGACCGAGAGGAACCTGCGGACCCTGTTCATCGGGTTCGGGATCAAGTTCGCCGACGAGGACATCAAGACCGTCCTGGGGGCCGTTCCCATCAAGCCGTGA